One Neoarius graeffei isolate fNeoGra1 chromosome 9, fNeoGra1.pri, whole genome shotgun sequence genomic window, GAGGTAGCAGCTAGAATTAATGAAGTGTGTGCAGTCTTATGTTTCTAATGACAATTTAAGAATTAATTCAGTTTTCAtagatgaactgtatgaacaaagTCTTGTTTTAACATTACCTTTCTTATCGATTTAGGAGATCTGTGAGCTTATCCCTTGTGACGAAGAGCATCTCTCtgccaggagagagagaagggatcAGCTGCTGATGGGGCTGGCTCAGCTTAAGAAATGAATGGCTTCTGCCCATTACACATGTTCTCAACTTAAGAAAAAAAAGCAAACTGAGCCAACTTTGGACGTTTGACTTCAGGGAACTCGAAGTACTGGCTAATCCTGTGTTATCAGGAACACTGTTTTAACACCATGTCTATACTTTCTTTGATTCTGAATCGGAAACAGAACCTATgactattaaaagacttaatgacgTTTTGTTTATAGGGCAAGCCTGGCCCTTCTCACAATTAAAATCAAATTAAACTGGAATGGGGGTTGGTAAAGTGGTTTTGTTCTCCATGTTGTACAGTATATGGTGACTTTGCGCATGGGTTGCAGAGAATGCATTTCCATCAGCATCAGCACAATTACACCCCAATAcagttaaataaagaaaatatggACAGTCGAGATGGCAAGTTTAAAGTGTGATACTATCTCCACAAGTCTGACAAGAGTCAAACCAATTCCTCAGGATAGGCATTTTAAAGTTATTGCCCAGAAAAACatacttaaaggacatgggacatgaaacataaatgcacgctatatcagtttctttccattaaaaatatgaaataattgcatcaacaaatacaaaattatctattaaattcagcaaaattgttatattcgtgatgattatatggcatttctgctcgagctccgatatgcatattttacaaccggaagagccgctgtcacgtgatcatacgtcacaaaaactttcgggtacagcacaagcaggtagatgaatatggagaagtgtgaatcgtgatgatgacgaatgtgacaaaatagtttttgtgtcttggatgacaagaaaattgtttcgtttttagagtgtttaacgtacattgaacatcatggtgtattgcgacttcCCAGTcaatcagacgcgctgttactcctgttagcaatgtagctaggctcagcatggccaatggtattttttggggctgtagttagatgcgaccaaactcttccgcgtttttcctgtttacataggtttatatgaccagtgatatgaaacaaagttcagttacacaaattgaaacgtggcgattttctatgctatggaaagtccgcactataatgacaggcatactaacaccttcagcgcgtttcgacagcgcattgataccttcactcggagttgtaccattattttttagacagggcggacagaccagggcattcgcccgcctggccgtgcccgacgaggagcgctctcggccggcttgggaggcagacggcagcccctcctggaagtgtggttttaccatgggcctcatgcggtaaggaaatcactgtcctgaaaaatgttgggatggtaaGGCCATATGCCTGTGTATTGAAAGCCTGCCTGAATGTTTCTTTGTGTTGCGGCTGTGGGTAGGGCGGTCTTCACAATCCCTGGAATATCATAAATAGTCATTGCTTTACCTGGATTCACCCTCATCCAATCATCACTAGCCGCGTTGACCATTTTCTTAAATGGACCAAACACGCTACGATCGAGTGGCTGGAGCTTATGGCTGCAATGTGGTGGGAAGGTAAGAAGAACAATGCCCTGGCCTTTACAAAAATCAACAGCCCTCACAGAAATGTGTGAGGAGTGATTATCAAGCAGGAGCAACACCTTTTTCTGTGGACTAACCTTTGTATGTTTTACAAAGTGCCCGAGAAATGCTAAGAAATCCTCTTCTTGCATCCAGCCTGACTTATTCACACTTCCAGCGCTTCCAAGTGGTCCGCTCTGTACAAAGTGACTCTTAAAATTTCTTCGGGGGAACACAAAGTAGGGAGGTATGGCATTTCCAAGAGCTTGCACAGCGTATGCCACTGAAACTAATGCACCTCTCTCACCTGACGTCATGGCTCCTACCTGTTTGACCCCCCGGCGCGCTACCACTCGGGATGGAGCCTGTACTGTGGTGACCCCTGTCTCGTCCATATTCCAAATGTCTGAACCATCGAAGTTGTTCCTCTGTATTACCTCCCCCAGGTGACTGAAGAAGGCCTCCACATTGGTTCTGTTGAAGGAGGTGGCCCTTGAAAGGCTTGTTGCCTGGGGACTCCTAATGGAGAGTCTGGGGTTCCGCCTAATAAAGTTGCAGAACCAGTCAGGCCCCGCCATCTGCTTCTCATCCCAGGTTGCAGGGTGCTTTATTTGGAAAATGACTGCTAGCTGAAATGCAAACTTTTTGACCTATGCAAAAGCATAACAGGAAGTCTGAGTTGAGCATACATTGAGGTTTTTTTTCATAAATCATTTGATTAAAGCGTTAATTTTGACAGCACTAGAATTtatttaacttttcactgcttttATGTAAATGTATTTATCATTCACAATCATTAAATTGACTTTGCATGAGAGGTCTAATACAAATTAACAGTTCTTAACTCTTGCCTATTCTACCCTGTACTCAGCTATCATGCTTACCTCGCGTGGAGTTAGCCCAAAGTATATGTCAGCTGCCTGGCTAATATAATCTGCCAACATCTCCTCCTGCTCCCTGTTGAAAACCATGTTTGGACTGACGTATCCTACCCGAGGCAGGTCCTGAGATCCCTGGTCTTTCAACAGTTTATACTTCTGCCAATATCTGTTAAGGGTAACATGGCAGATGCCATGGTTTCTTGCCACTGCCCTTACAGATGTACCTTTCCTAATCTCTTCTGCTGCTCTTTTTAGTAGTTTAGCATCCACTCCACGAGTTGTTTTCCTCACCCATGTTCTAGGCATTCTGCAGAATTATCAAAATCACAAAAAAATCTTTTTTGTATGTAAGGGGATGGTTGTAACACTTTCAAAAAACTTGTTACATCCTACCCCACCACTGTCATCCATTGCTTAGCTAGCTGTATTAGCATGGTGCTTTGACATTAGCAGGGGATAAGTACACCATTCTTTACCTTAGAGACTGTAGTTTGACCTGATATAACTCATACAACGTTACCTACAATGTGTAAAGCactaggaaaaaaaataatataaaaaaagtTACTTTCTTACCTCAGACTTTGTTTTTTTCACTTCTCTCCGTGAGAACTTGCGCCAACGATTTCCAAATGTCTATGCGTGGTCGAAAAGGAACTATGAAGAGATTCTAATTGCCACATGACTTGTATCTTATCCCTGATTGGTGGAATTAGTTGCGTTACAACTCCCCCCGTGTTACAACCATACCCGGTTtcctattgattatcataattctgactcgtttcgccattttgaatgttttcatctcggactctggaagcattgtatctcaatcaatctcgaaaaatatcagcaaaaaaaaaactagcttgcaacggactttagctagatctatgatgaactttcaatgtatgatacaaaaataatacttctttcaacagatcattagcctttgagcagaattgtttttaacttaccaggatgtgttatcgagccgaccgctttcagtttcatggggattgaatgaactctcactctcagaatcatctgacctgtcagagtaaagacaagatctatgttcatgtgaatttccagctatcggttcgaattgatagggtctaacttcacatctctgtgaaacatcgggaatgtcactgtcgatggtgtccatttcggtaacctgtttacattagatacccaagcgctggctccttgaaaagtttttgtgacgtcacgggtcacgtgaccacttagctaattaacgaatcattgtttaacgctgatgtataaaaaagttgaataatgtgatgattttcacatttttgatgccctgcggtgatttagatggcatttcttatgtcctttatacataattatacccagaaaaaaatccatgtcccatgtcctttaatgatGTGAACCGATAGCCAGAATTAAGAAAgatctgtttatttattttagtctttTTACCCCTCTTATCGTTGTTCAGATGTTAACTGTGACATACATCTGTGTAGGAAAGGATGGTTGAAACCTTGCTTTTAGAGATAATGGAGCAGGAAGCGAACAAAATGTCCAATAGCCATGTTAGTTAGGCTGCGATATCATTCCAGTTTTAGTTATAGGTTTGTTGTTAGTGATGTTATAAATTAtactgtaaatgattatttacaatGTTAAGTGTCATCTGTAAGCATGTGTTGTGATTTAAAGAGTGTGTTAATGGTGTAGCCTATTAAAGACTGATGATGGCTGAGGCTCCGCCCACTGGCGGCAGGTGCAGCCTGCTAAGCATTAAATCAGTGCAGCTAGACCGGCGCTCCTTAGGGCCGCTTCCTGGGCTGAGCAACAGGGATGCGCACTTCTCTATTCTCTAAACACACAATACAGGTGAGAGGACATTTAGATTTGATTTATTATATTATATCTCACACACGACTTATTGACGCTTTAAATTCTGTTGACTAACTCAAACCTCATTTAACCTGTCTGAGGGACTCattttctgactttttttaatttagttttaCTTTTTTGGAGGGATTTTTGCTCCATTTTGTCACGTTCGAAAATAGAAATGGTGGTAAAGTAGGTTTTGAAGTGTAGGATAAACTCGGATTATGTGGGTTAATATTGGAGGACTTGATTGTCCAACGTTTCATGATGAAACCCTCAAGTTCCACTCGTTTtagaaggaaaaagagaggaGTCCTACAGGCGGCATGACCAAAGTTTTCTTTAAAAACGCAACACTTAACACACGTACAGTATGCTGTTTTGTGTGTATTTAACCTTAGTCTTTTAATCTCGCTGTTTCCTTGGGTCATATAAGTTATTTGGAAATATTCCTTCTTGTTTATGACGAAGGCTGTTTGTTCTCCTGTTGTATTAGGACTATTTAAGGCTCTTTGTGTCTAGAGATCAAATGGATTCAAAAGATAAATCTGCAACAATGTACTGTACTACTGAACTGTAATGGCTTTACATAAAGCACAAGAGTAGCTATATGCATATTACAGCATACAATATTACAaagctttctcacacacacatatatatatatatatatatatatatatatatatatatatatatatatataaataaaatctccACACTCACTAGTCAAATGTTTGGATACACCTCAAatcctcaaatgcattaagaaggcatgaaattgcactacttttttttttttaaatgagacctattaattgaaaagcattcctggtgactgcctcatgaagttggttaagataatgccaatagtctggaaaggtaaacggtggctgctttgaagaatctaaaatgaaACCTTTTTCTTTTGCACCTCTTTTTAACCACATAATTccaaatgttatttcatagttttgatgtctttggtATTATACAGTATAGAAAATGGCCCCAATACAGGAAAAACCTATGAGTAGCTGTGTCGAAACTTGAGTGTGTATTAGtacagtgcaaaagtcttggtcttgtgcgAAGATTCCTTCAAAAATacagaaattaaatgtttctatattaaaaaaaactataaagggtggtaaacagtaataaatggaagtttaatatttggtgtgacagccctttgcaaaaaaaaaaaggtaggctTGGGTATAGTGTGTGCCATTTTATAAGggagctgtaagttttactgagcatattgtacaagcagccacagttcttctggagactttgactgttgcacttatttatttattttgcaacaaaacccaatagccttcattgtttttgtatgaaAAGTGTCTATGCTGCTTGCTGACAAACGTGTCAAGTTTTTTTAATGATGTATTTGCATGCATAATTTTGTAATATCATTAGAATTCATCTTTCAGTTTCAAATGCCATCAAATTAAATAGACCTGATTTTAAAGAATAACTTGGCAAATTTTAAGGTGTACATGTTTGCTATATCATACATACATGCATTCCAGGTGTGACGGGGAGGACCTCACACTGGTGCCtacttaaccttttttttttacttttgcctACAGGATTAGCGATCAGCAAGCAAGATGAGTTGGGCAGCACTATATAGCCAGCTAGGAGGCGTGAACAAACATTCCACTAGCCTGGGAAAGATCTGGCTCTCGGTTCTTTTCATTTTCCGCATCACCATCCTGGTGCTGGCTGCAGAAAGTGTCTGGGGAGATGAACAATCAGACTTTACTTGCAACACACAGCAACCAGGTTGCAAAAATGTCTGCTATGACCACTTCTTCCCAGTCTCTCACATCCGTCTCTGGTGCCTACAGCTGGTCTTTGTTTCTACCCCAGCTCTACTGGTGGCTATGCATGTCGCGTATCGTAAGCGTGGTGTCAAGAAAGAACTCATTGCATGCAAGGGTGACAAAGCGAAGGAGGAAGACCTAGAGGGTCTGAAGAACAGACGCTTGCCCATTACAGGCCCACTGTGGTGGACCTATACTTGTAGCCTGTTCTTCAGGCTCCTTTTTGAAGCTGGTTTCATGTACGCCCTCTACTTTGTCTATGATGGCTTCCAGATGCCACGTCTTGTCAAGTGTGAACAGTGGCCTTGTCCAAATAAAGTTGATTGTTTCATCTCTCGACCAACAGAGAAGACAGTTTTCACTATTTTCATGGTGGGATCTTCATCTTTGTGCATCGTGCTCAACGTTGCAGAGCTGGTCTATCTGATCATTAAGGCATTGATGAGATGCTTCTCTAGAACCAAGAGGAGGCACTCTTATAGCCACTCATCGGATATGTCTAAAGATGGAGCTGTCCTGCAGAACCAAAAGAATGAGATGTTGCTTTCATCAGTCTCTGACTCAAGTAATAACAAGTCTATATAAGGGGTCCAGTGTGTTTCTCCCTCTGCACAGAGAACTTGATTCCCCCCTGAATGAACACTACAAAAAttaacccctttggacacaaggaaaaaaatgctatggaacttcgtgTACAGTTGTACATATGTCCGAATGGGTTAAAAacgcacatttttatgcaattttaCGACTATGGTAGTATTCCGTTCCCCTCTGCTGAAATAAAAGCAAAAGGCACTTGGTCATGAACCTCTAAGCACATTCCACACTTGTCATTTGGGGACACCTAGTGGTTACCAAATACAAAAAGTTAACTTGCTGCCTTTTGTTGTTCAGTGTACAACTTGCTTTTATATTGTTTCATTAGACACGTGGGGGGTTAATTTGTCATGCTTGATTGATTTAAGTTTTATTGGTACCAAATTATAGCTTACATGACTTCATATTGTGATAGTGTTAATATGCAATGGTGCAGTCAATGATTGTGGCTTtcatgtggtgtttttttttatttttattttttttttaaatatgaatctTAAATGATTGGGGAATTGTGTGCACTTCTGAAATATAATCAGTTGCATTTCTTGAGTGACGTACAGGAGCGAACTacttgtgaatggttgtatgcgtCACTGGTCTATTAACTTGCCTTAGTTAATGAATGTGGCTACATATGTTGTAAAATATCATTCAACCTTTTGTGCACCATTCTAACCACAATCGGATAACAGAGGCTCCTAGGGGACAGGATGTTCCAATATCCCAAGGTAACTTGACTCTGGTCCTGGAGGCTTATTGGACTGGTGGAGTGTTATTTTTCTAAACACCTGGTCGAGCCCAGAGCTACTTAAGTCCTTCAGTAGTTGGAGCCATTGTATTTGGAATTGGGGACAACCCAAAACTTTAAGGTAGTAGGCCTGTAGACGAGGGACTTCTTCAGAACCTGTACCTCATCCTGTCATGGCTTGTATGATTGGAGAGCATGCTTCTTTTAAATAAATGCATTTGAACATTTTTTTTGCCTACTTTTGTACAAATAGACATGTTTTATATAAAATTGCACATCAATGTAGTCtataataaatgtaaataaataccCAAACATCCAGCATGTAAGTATCACATGGGATTTAATATATGGTGTTTTTCTGATTGGGTTTTGTGCATGCACTTCCATCCATCTGGGGGAGGGATTAAAAAGATGACTAAAACTTCCTGACTGGAGTCTCACCCTCATGGACTGATGTTAGTGTTTTTTGCTGAAGGGGGGGGAAAAGTTTATCATGTTGGTTTAAGTCAAGGTAGTTTGTATATAGTGCTTTTAAGATattttcacaaagcagcttttttttctgtgaagactttaaacatgtaagctaattttatccctgctgagcaagcttgtggtgagggggggcaaggaaaaactccctcagacgacatgaagaaaccttgagcggaaccagactcaaaagtgaacccatcttcatttgggtgataaggtAGTATgactataaataacttgcttctgtaactgtgtaaccaggaaattaa contains:
- the gjb8 gene encoding gap junction protein beta 8 — encoded protein: MSWAALYSQLGGVNKHSTSLGKIWLSVLFIFRITILVLAAESVWGDEQSDFTCNTQQPGCKNVCYDHFFPVSHIRLWCLQLVFVSTPALLVAMHVAYRKRGVKKELIACKGDKAKEEDLEGLKNRRLPITGPLWWTYTCSLFFRLLFEAGFMYALYFVYDGFQMPRLVKCEQWPCPNKVDCFISRPTEKTVFTIFMVGSSSLCIVLNVAELVYLIIKALMRCFSRTKRRHSYSHSSDMSKDGAVLQNQKNEMLLSSVSDSSNNKSI